The Apium graveolens cultivar Ventura chromosome 3, ASM990537v1, whole genome shotgun sequence sequence GTTATTAATCTTCAATTTTAGCGAGAATTGAAAGATAAAGATGTAGTTTTTAATCTTCGATTTTAGCGAGAACCTTCACATCGAGAAGATATGAGGTTAGGTAGATAACCAACCAAGAGCATTAACAGGTAAGAGATGCAAGTCCAAGCCCTGCATGCATCAATGGTAACTGGAACTATAGAGAGAAGAAGGTCAAGTCGATCATTACAACCTTTAGATAACCAGGAGCGCGTGCCACCATAAAAAAAGAGAAGAAGATTGCGTAGAACAACCAAAAAAACACGTGCAGCAAAAAACCGAATGAAAATGTAGGAAGAGCATTGCCATTATGAGAACAAAGCACTGTAAATACGGTTAGATTGAGGAGGGAAGTTAAGTAAAAAGCCTTATAAAAGGCCTTCGGGCTTTATAATGTAAATAGATGTCGCTGATTGTCACGCATGTGGCGGATATTTTAGTCGGTATGCACCGCTAACGTGGGTAGATGGAGCTAAAAATGGTAGATTAGGCAATATTTCTTTTCTAATCCTCCTTTTTTAATAATTAGCTCAGTCCTAAGTTCGTAGTTATTAATATATTCTGACATCTCATAATTAACATATATATactattatttaataaaataaacattCAAAATTTTGTTTAAACTATTTTGATCATTTATTAAATAATGTTATTATTTCGAATAATTTACCGATTACTTTTTTCAAATAAAATACCAATTACTCTTTTTAGTTAAAACATCTTACTAGGAGTAGAAGAAATAACATGTTTCAGTTAAAAACGACAATTGGTGTTTTAGTCGAAAAAAGTAATAGATAACATATtaagaataataatattatttaatatatgaCCGAAACCGTGAAATCAAAACTTTCAATTTTTCAACTGAAACACGTTATGAGAAATAAAAAAGATAAAGCATTTTAGCAAAAATATCTTGCGCAACCGTGCAATCATATTTACAAGTAATATTCACAATCAATCACAACTGTAACTTTAAAAAttagtaattaaaaataatttttgattgCAGAATATGTTGTTTAACAAGTTGTAGTGATTAAATTAGATGCAATAAGAAATAGGCTTTAATTATTTTCTACAAAATCGAAAAAAGTAGTTACATTAGTTGATTTTGATTATAAAATATATGTTTGCATTAAGAAGATGGTACAATAGCATAAAATCTCAAGATATTGGCATTTTTAATAAAGTTCGtatcttttaaaattaaattataaaaagttTTAACTTTTATTAACTCatatatcatattttaatttaCTTAGAGCAAGTCTGGTAGTGTAAGAAAACACAtgttatttttataatataacaCCCAAAAGATACTTTTTATAACATTAATGTAAAATAACAaagtataaaatattataattggtgttaaatataaaaaaattctaaattttGCTATATTTGCCAGATAAGCATGTAAGTGGATAGATGGatgaaaataaattttttaaataataatgaTAAACACTAGAAACACAATTAATCAGGATTATTTTTCCCATACACCTACATACACAGAAACACAATTTCGTAGAAGATTTCGAATGCGTAAATCATTGTTTTTATGAATTGAACAAGCAGTTGTAGCTCATGACAATTATTTTACTCAACGAAGTGATGTTGTGGGAGTTCGTGGACTATCATCACTTCAAAAAGTGACAGCCGCACTTCAAATGCTTGCATATGGAACTGTAGCTGATTCCATAGATGATTATGTACGTATTGGCAAAAGTACAGCTATAGAGAGTCTAAAACGATTTGTTAAATCGATTGTGGAAATATTTGGAGCAGAATATTTGAGATGACCAAATAATGAAGATGTATCTAAATTATTAGTAGAGAACGCAAAAAGAGGATTTCCTGTAATGTTGGGAAGTATCGACTGTATGCACTGGAAGTGGAAAAATTACCCAACTAGTTGGAAAGGTATGTATACGGGCCATGTTCACGAACCAACAATTATTTTAGAAGAAATAGCTTCAAAAGATTTATGGATTTGGCATTCTTTTTTCGGGTTATCAGGATCGTTGAATGACATCAATGTATTAGACCGATCTTATCTATTCGAAGAATTGGCAGAAGGGCGTCAACCTCAAGTAAAATATACTATCAACGAAAATGAATATAATATGGGATATTATCTTGCTGATGGTATATATCCTTTTTGTCCAACATTTATCAAAACTATTACAAAACCTCAAGGTAACAAAAGAAAGTATTTTGCAACTGCACAAGAATCTATTAGAAAAGATGTGGAGAGGGCATTTGGAGTGTTGCAATCTCGATTTGCAATGCTTCGCGGTCCATCACAATTTTGGCATGTAGAGACAATGAAATATATTATGACAACTTGCATAATTTTGCACAACATGATCATCGAAGATGAAAGGGATTTACAACTAGAAGAAGAACACTATGATACAGATGTTgaaataccaattgttattccgaGTTGAAATGATCCAAATAACTTTAGAGAATTCATAGCTGTGCATGCGCAAATTCGAGACAAACAAGTCATATTCAATTGCAAAATGATCTTATAAAACATCTTTGGCAATTCCATGGCGGTGACATGAATTAAATTTTTTCAGTGTACCTTCTTTCTTAATTTTCCATGTACTCTGCTTTATAACAATAAGTAtgtttaattaataatataagcAAATTAAAGTTTAATACATAATAGTCTCGTATTTAACTACAAAttacatcaaatacacaaaacaAATTAAACTATGTTGCTCAAGATCCTATCTTTAAGGGCATCATAATATTTTGCTTGATCTGGAGCCAATATATTGGTGTCCATTGCCATGATGGAGGCTTCGTAAATCTGTCTTTCCCGCGCCTCCTTCTAACTTTCCCGCTCCTCCTTGGCTAAGCGAAGTTGTAATTTTTCCTTTTATAAATGCATTATTTCCTTCTGCCTTTCCTGCTCCTCTTTTTGCATTTACATCATTTTTTCTGCAATTGCAAGGTCATGTTAATCGATTCACTTCTTGAAAAAGCAATAGCTAATGCATCTTTCTACATTGTTTTAAGAAGTTCCATACTTTCCGCATCTGTTGCTTCATATGCAGCTCTTTTCATCTTCTTAGCAGCTTTTCTTCCAATTGGACATTCCAACcctgattcagattccactccATGGTTGGTAGAAAGTGGATCATCAATAGACACTTGATTGTCCCTTGTAGTTGTCTTGGATTTTTTGGCCAAAGTAGCTGCATATTTGGGTGAATGTCGTAACTCATGCCAATGTCGCATGAAAGTGAATTTTTATTTCATTAGCAGCTCGTGCATTTCTATTGCTTGTTCTATCTTCCAAAGAAATCACAATAAGATTAGTTTAGAAAAGGGCTATTCTTTACTGTAAAACATTATCTGATCAAACTCTAGTTTTTAGCAGCTATCTGATCTAAACTGTAAAAGATAAACAAAACCAGATTATACAGTATTACTGCAGTTGGCATGCCTGATTGGACAGGTACACATAATCATAACAAACAGGGAGTAGTTCGATCAAGTTTAATCCTAACACTTTTAACAGCTTCCATGTAAATAATAAATCAGAAAACTTAAGATTCTACAGAACATAATAGAACAGGTTTTGCAGAAGATAAAATGTTCACCATGTAACAACATTTCTAGAGTATCATTGAGATGTATAATATAACCTACTTGCAGAGACCTAACAACATCAAGTACTAAACAATCCCAACAAATATTCGAATGTGTCTTTAATCTTTATATGGCTACTTGTATAATGCACAAAGCTTTCCAGATTGATTAATGGCTATTTTTTATTCCGAGAGTCACTTGTAATGTAAAGTTATACTAAtctaattaattaactaaattataGCTTCAGACTATAATTTCCATGGCGTTGCCTCACGCCTGTGTCAGCTGCTACTATGTTCGCTATGCTGAGAATTCGAAAAACCTGTTATTCGACAAAACCATACCAGAACTCAGTAATGGTGGCAATGGCATCATTATGTATATCATTTTTAATATGTACACTTGTAAATATTCACTATACCAATGAGTTGGAATGGTATAATTGAACTGTTCTTGTCTCACTTTAGCATTTTTAACACAAAAGGAAGAGAACTCTGCCACTTTTGAATGTGTTAGGTGTGGGTCTATTAGTAAATTACATAATTTGATGAGCACATTCGTGGAATTAACAAGGAGGAGTATAGTAGTGTTTGTATATAATAGAATAC is a genomic window containing:
- the LOC141714232 gene encoding uncharacterized protein LOC141714232, translated to MSLIVTHVADILVVVAHDNYFTQRSDVVGVRGLSSLQKVTAALQMLAYGTVADSIDDYVRIGKIENAKRGFPVMLGSIDCMHWKWKNYPTSWKGSLNDINVLDRSYLFEELAEGRQPQVKYTINENEYNMGYYLADGIYPFCPTFIKTITKPQGNKRKYFATAQESIRKDVERAFGVLQSRFAMLRGPSQFWHVETMKYIMTTCIILHNMIIEDERDLQLEEEHYDTDVEIPIVIPS